The Shumkonia mesophila DNA window GTCACCCTGACGCGGGCGATGAACACCGGCCATCCCCTGGACGACAAGGCAATGGTGGACAAGGGGTTCTACTCGATTGCCTTCGCCGTCCACCGCGGGGCCTACGGCAGTCGCTGGCATTACGTCTCGCTGCCGGTCGCGCTCGGGCTCGACCGCGACGCCCAAGTCACGGCGGTGCGCTTCGACGGCGACATCCCAAAATGGGAGCAGGCATGGTCGGACGTCACGCTCTTCTATCCCGGGCAGGTGAGCTGGCCCATGCTGACCGGCAAGCGGCACGCCGGCTCGTCGTTCATCAAGGACGGGGTGCCAGTGAGGTTTCGCCACAACGAGCGCCAGCTTGCGCAATACGGCATCGAGGCGGAATTCGCCGACGAGATCTGGCGACAGTGGATGCTGACCCTGCTTGGCGGGATTCTTCTCATCGCGGCGTTCGGCGTTGGCCTCAACCTGCTTCTCGGGCGTGAAAGGGCATCCCAATGACCCCGTATTACGAACTCTTCGTTCGCCTGGTCGCCCCTTATCACGCCGTCCTCGTGCACTTTCCGGTTGCCCTGTGGACAACCGTGGCGCTGATCGTCTTCTACCGGGCGATTTCGGACGGCGCCGTGGCGCGGGCCGGCGACAAGATCCTGGTGCCGCTCCTCGTGCTCAGCATTTTTTCGGGGATTGCCGCTCTTGTCTCCGGCCTCCTGATCTTTCCCCTAGAGGCGGCGGGCGCCTCGCCGCTGATCCGCAATCACATCCTGGCGGCAAGCTGGTCACTCGCCTACTGGACCGTGTTCCTCGTCACCCGCTGGATCAACGGCGAAACCGTCTGGAAGGGCGCCAACCGGTGGATCATGCTGGGCCTGGCGGCCCTCGGCACGTTGCTGATCACCGTCACCGGCACTGTGGGCGGACACATCGCGGGAAAACCGACGACGGTCTCCATTGTCCTGGGGTGGTTCGGCTGGGACGTCTACGATACCTTCTTCGTCCCCGACGCGATGCTGTGGCTGATCGGCGCGGCAATCATCGGGTTGCCGGCCCTCGGATGGTGGGGGAGCCGACGAAGCCACCAATCTTGACCTGCTCCCCATAGGGTCCCGCTGTTGATGTGAGAGCCCGCCATCGGGGCCCGGCCGACACGATTGAGCGCCTTGATCGAATAGCTGAGGACGGCGGTACAATGGTCGGCCACGGTAGCGGCGGGATGATACCACTGCGGGCGGCGTAGAAGTCGCCCACTTTGGCCCTTTCTGGCGACGGGGAGGGGGGAGGATTTTCACTGCGGAACTGTATCGGAAGGTGCGTCTGGCGAGGCTTGACGCCGGATTCTCTCGCCCATGCGACAGGATTTCGAATGTCGCGAAATCACCGCGCTGAATTTGCATTCAAAAACAACGCGTTAAAAATGCGTACCGAATGGGAGCAGTCAACAGCTTCGGAGAGAATGGGCAAAGAGAGAGCGGATTTGCCGGAAACCGCCGGAACTGCGGTTAACAACTTTCGGCCCGGATCGGCACGGAATCTGGGGTTTTCGGTCTTGCAGAATGCGCTAAGAGAATTTTGGAATTTGAAAACTGGCGGAGAGGGGGTCCGCTTACTGTTTAATGATTTCCATGGTTTTCAAGCCAATCTCATACGTACCCATCAATCAACCCAACAGAATCCCTCGGCTGGTGACGAACAGAAATGAACGGACGCGGACCATCATACGCCGGATGCACTATTTTGCGAGCCCAGGATTGCGGCCAGGAAGCCGTAGATCCTCGTGAACGCTTTCGCCTTGCCATTGAAATCGACGCGTCCATCTGATGCCGGTAACCGGCCGGTTTGGGCCGCCTTATCGGCTTGGGGGGGGGGGGGGGACGGTGAAGTATGTTTACGTCGTTAACGACGTCGTTATTGACGTCGTCGAGGAGGCGGATGGTACGGCAAGAGGTGCTGATCGGTGAGAAGCGCCGGCGACGCTGGGCGATCGAGCAGTAGCTGCAGATTCTTGCCGCGGTGGGGTTGAACGGGATGACGGTGGCCGACGTGGCGCGGTGGCACGGCCTCTCCCGACAGCAGATCTGCCAGTGGCGCCGGGATTTGCGGCGTGGCGGCGATGCTCTTGTGGAACAGACATGCCTTCTGCCTGTGGAGTTGGCCGCCGGTGGCCCGGAGGAGGATCCGTGTGGCAGCCGCCGCAGATCGAAGCGCCATCGGGTCGAGATCGCGCTCCGGAACGGCCGGACCGTTTGTGCCGATGCCGGAATGCCGGAGAATCTGCTGAAGCGGGTGATCCGGGTTGCGGAGAGGGCATGATCGGGCCCGGCACCGGGGTTCGGGTTTATGTCGCCTGCGGGGAATCCTGCTGGCCGTCGTCGACGGCCTGAAGGGCTTTCCCGACGCGATCGCCGCCGAGTTCCCGCAGGCCATCGTTCAAACCTGCATCGTTCATCCGCGGGCGCGCCCACGGAGATCTACAGCGCCGTCGATGCCGATGCTGCCGAAAAGCAACCCTCCGGCGGAGGCCGCCTTGTCTCGGGGGTTTTGAGGGCGCCTGTCCGCCGCGAGCCGGCTTGTTAGCGCCGAATTCGTCACCCTTGCGATCGAACCCGCCAACTATTCGTCACCGTGACTAGATCGGCGTACGTTGAGGTTCAATTGATGATCCAAGCAGCACCGTGGATCCCGGAACGGATCAAGTCCTGCCGATGATGTCGTTTGGCATAAAATTCATTTTATTGCATATAGTTAGGCTGTTCAATCGAAGGGAGCGTGCTTGAAAAACACTTGACTGGCGCTGTGAATTGGTTCTGAAATAGAACCACCGAAAACTCACCTGCCCAAAGTGCTCAGCCAGCCTCTGAATCCGCAAGGGACACGCCATGAAAGTCACCAAAGTTGAAGTTTTCCCCCTTTACGTTCCTTTGTCCAAACCCATCGATGCTCCGGTCAGCATCCCGTATGCCGACAAGGTGCAGCACATCGTCTTCGGCGGCTATCGCGCCACGATCGTGCGGGTGACCTCGGATGAGGGTGTTGTCGGCTATGGCGAGTGCATGACTCGCTTTGCTCCGGCGGCTCTAAAGAAAATCATCGAGGAACTGACGCCGCTGGTGATCGGCACGGACCCGCTGCAACCGGAGCATACCTGGGAGATCATGTATGCGGCCATGATGAATCGCGGTCATAACCGCGGCTTCTTCATTGAGGCCCTGAGCGGCATCGACATCGCCCTGTGGGACATGCGGGCCAAGATTTACGGTCAGCCTCTTTACATGTTCCTGGGCGGACGCCAGCGCGACCTCATTCCCTCCTACGCGTCCAGCCTGCGTATGCGAGAAAAAAGCGTCGTGCTCGATACCGCCCGCGAGTTCCTGAAAATGGGTTTCAAGTCGATGAAGATCAAGCTCGGCAAGAACCCCTCAGGTTATGTCAAGGATCTCAAGCTGGTGGAGGACATCCGCAAGACGGTCGGCGATGATGTTGTGCTCACGGTGGATGCCAACTGCGGATACCATGAAGACTACAAGTTGGCCCTCCGCGTCGGTCGCGGGCTTGAGGAGTACGGTATCTACTGGTTCGAAGAGCCGATCAGCCCGGACAACATTTACGGCTACAAGTACCTGGCTGATCATCTCGACATGGCCATCGCGTGGGGTGAGAGCTCATTCACGCGGTACGATTTCGCCAACATGTTCGCCGAGCGCTGCGTGGATATCGTGCAGCCCAATCCCTGCCGCGTGGGCGGCCTTACGGAAGTCGCCAAGATCGCGAGCATGACGCAGGCCTTCCATCTGCCCTATGCCCCCCACACCGGAAGCTGTTCGGCTCTGTGCCTTGCCGTGTCTCTGCACATCGCCACGGCTCTCCCCAATCTGCTTACGTTTGAGGTCATGAGCTCCGATTGGTCCAAGGAAGATCACAACCCGTTGCGGCACGATCTCCTCAAGGAACGTTACGATGTCTTCGACAACGGATTCCTGCATGCGCCACGGGCAGACCGTCCAGGGATCGGCATTGACATTAACGAAGAAGTTCTCGAGCGCTACAGCGTCTGTTGAGCAAGGGGCCAATTTCAAACTTAACGGGAAGGTAAACAACCAAGGAGAAACCACCATGCGATTGTTCAAGGCGCTCTGCTTCGTCGCCATACCCCTAAGCATCTCCCTAGCGAGTGCTGCCAATGCGGCCGATTATCCAGAGCAACCCGTCAAGTTCGTCGTGCCTTTCAACCAGGGCGGCTCCAGCAGCCTAACCGCCCGTTACTTCCAGAAGATTATTCAGGACGAAAAACTACTCGGTGGCTACCCGGTCCCCGTTGTGCATATGCCCGGTGCCGGAGGCTCTACCGGTGCGCTCCATGTCAAGGACTCTGCTCCTGACGGCCACACC harbors:
- a CDS encoding helix-turn-helix domain-containing protein; its protein translation is MGLNGMTVADVARWHGLSRQQICQWRRDLRRGGDALVEQTCLLPVELAAGGPEEDPCGSRRRSKRHRVEIALRNGRTVCADAGMPENLLKRVIRVAERA
- a CDS encoding mandelate racemase/muconate lactonizing enzyme family protein — its product is MKVTKVEVFPLYVPLSKPIDAPVSIPYADKVQHIVFGGYRATIVRVTSDEGVVGYGECMTRFAPAALKKIIEELTPLVIGTDPLQPEHTWEIMYAAMMNRGHNRGFFIEALSGIDIALWDMRAKIYGQPLYMFLGGRQRDLIPSYASSLRMREKSVVLDTAREFLKMGFKSMKIKLGKNPSGYVKDLKLVEDIRKTVGDDVVLTVDANCGYHEDYKLALRVGRGLEEYGIYWFEEPISPDNIYGYKYLADHLDMAIAWGESSFTRYDFANMFAERCVDIVQPNPCRVGGLTEVAKIASMTQAFHLPYAPHTGSCSALCLAVSLHIATALPNLLTFEVMSSDWSKEDHNPLRHDLLKERYDVFDNGFLHAPRADRPGIGIDINEEVLERYSVC